One stretch of Roseimicrobium sp. ORNL1 DNA includes these proteins:
- a CDS encoding AsmA-like C-terminal region-containing protein: MKNENAEANSRPRRRRWPWVLLVFVLLLGGGLWGGYEWATANAVRTLNSRLAERSLYLSYTSSSWVPWRGLGLENMALYHDEARTKPIISLSTLDVELPWQEMAQNREFISRWKVHDATLELHDPKGKVTLEHVTVDAVVKDGVIEYTKLDLKHGPRLFALSGELHLNTDEKGGEKPGSLEMDLDPMRSILDALDFKKDAGTFLISGKVSFDARVTPMAWSADLTGEGEHVVWQGVPMRKAVMKTAMSQDGFTGTCNIAFPKGTTDLDLSLKSWRDAPMVFTGKIADSGGRTNQCKGTYRGKEDVVTVEEMQGKANMLEFMGNFPAMNAQLPKEVHVREYPDMVMKNLVWKTAEGTWAMESLRLRSPLELSVKVEGHELLVNQLKGDVSYTGGAWKFADVTAKVLGGSVSLQGRHDGKVLRDASISVQNARMAELSPWMGESGSSFGKALASLNYKGDFAVEPEHLTGSGSIQIENAPTMHVPLLDATYTLFAALIPGLKKEDGNGEMRGQFTSKQGVLNFSSFQASGGSITVTGAGSVDLVNHTISGKAQGRLRGVGGVVTAPISRLMEMEVSGPLDDIRVKPAGDGLVGNVVEGTVDVARGTIKGATKVTGSVVKEGVKLPFRALNLFRKRE, encoded by the coding sequence ATGAAAAACGAGAATGCAGAGGCTAACAGCCGCCCGAGACGCCGTCGCTGGCCCTGGGTGCTGCTGGTGTTTGTGCTTCTGCTGGGCGGGGGACTATGGGGGGGCTACGAATGGGCCACGGCGAACGCGGTGCGCACGTTGAACAGCCGCCTCGCGGAGAGGAGTCTGTACCTGAGTTACACCTCAAGCTCATGGGTGCCATGGCGCGGCCTAGGGCTGGAGAACATGGCGCTGTATCATGATGAGGCGCGTACCAAGCCCATCATTTCCCTCAGCACGTTGGACGTCGAACTTCCCTGGCAGGAGATGGCGCAGAATCGGGAGTTCATCAGCCGGTGGAAAGTGCACGATGCCACGCTGGAACTGCATGATCCGAAGGGAAAGGTGACGCTGGAGCACGTGACGGTGGACGCGGTGGTAAAGGACGGGGTCATTGAATACACCAAACTGGATCTGAAACATGGCCCCCGCCTGTTCGCCTTGTCCGGTGAGTTGCATCTGAATACGGACGAGAAGGGAGGGGAGAAGCCGGGATCGCTGGAGATGGATCTCGACCCCATGCGGTCCATCCTTGATGCGCTGGACTTCAAGAAGGACGCGGGGACGTTCTTGATCAGTGGCAAGGTATCCTTCGATGCGAGGGTCACGCCCATGGCCTGGAGTGCGGATCTGACCGGTGAAGGTGAGCACGTGGTGTGGCAGGGCGTGCCCATGCGAAAGGCCGTGATGAAGACCGCGATGTCCCAGGACGGATTCACGGGTACCTGCAACATCGCCTTTCCTAAGGGCACGACAGATCTGGACTTGAGCCTCAAGAGCTGGAGAGACGCGCCGATGGTTTTCACGGGGAAGATTGCCGACTCCGGGGGACGCACCAATCAATGCAAAGGCACATACCGCGGGAAGGAAGACGTGGTGACGGTGGAGGAGATGCAGGGAAAGGCGAACATGCTGGAGTTCATGGGAAACTTCCCCGCGATGAATGCACAATTGCCCAAGGAGGTGCATGTGCGTGAATATCCCGACATGGTGATGAAGAACCTCGTGTGGAAGACTGCCGAGGGCACCTGGGCCATGGAGTCTCTGCGTCTGCGGTCGCCTCTGGAACTGAGTGTGAAGGTGGAAGGACATGAACTCCTCGTGAATCAGTTGAAGGGAGATGTGTCCTACACCGGTGGAGCGTGGAAGTTCGCGGATGTCACCGCGAAGGTATTGGGTGGTTCGGTTTCACTCCAGGGCAGACACGACGGCAAGGTGTTGCGTGATGCTTCGATCTCGGTGCAGAACGCGCGCATGGCAGAGTTGAGCCCCTGGATGGGGGAGAGTGGTTCTTCCTTTGGGAAGGCGCTGGCCTCGCTGAACTACAAAGGTGACTTCGCGGTCGAACCTGAGCACCTCACGGGGTCAGGCTCGATTCAGATTGAGAATGCACCGACGATGCACGTGCCGTTGCTGGATGCGACCTATACATTGTTTGCTGCGCTCATACCCGGATTGAAGAAGGAGGATGGCAATGGTGAGATGCGCGGGCAGTTCACCAGCAAGCAGGGCGTGTTGAACTTCTCCAGTTTCCAGGCCAGCGGGGGTTCTATCACGGTGACGGGCGCAGGCAGCGTGGATTTGGTAAATCACACCATATCAGGCAAGGCTCAGGGAAGACTGCGAGGAGTGGGTGGGGTCGTCACCGCGCCCATCAGCCGATTGATGGAAATGGAAGTGAGCGGTCCACTGGATGACATCCGCGTGAAGCCTGCGGGCGATGGGTTGGTCGGCAACGTGGTGGAAGGCACGGTGGATGTGGCGCGCGGTACGATCAAAGGAGCAACGAAGGTCACGGGCTCCGTGGTGAAGGAAGGGGTAAAGCTGCCATTTCGTGCGTTGAATTTGTTCCGGAAGAGGGAGTGA
- the folE2 gene encoding GTP cyclohydrolase FolE2 yields the protein MPASKLHDTQNQSDARGIPIDRVGVKGLRFPLKIRDRDQAEQSTVAVVSLAVDLPHHFKGTHMSRFVEVLHSHGQVLTVGDIAGMPRELLKKLHADKAHVEFRFPWFRKKKAPATKAEGLMDYGIIFEVNAEAEKVDFVVTVEVAVTTLCPCSKAISTHGAHNQRGVVTFSVRFTEPVWIEELVDLVEASASSELYSLLKRPDEKVVTERAYENPVFVEDLVRNVALRAKQHPQITWFKVEAENFESIHNHNAYALIEQTVER from the coding sequence ATGCCTGCTTCCAAGTTGCACGACACCCAAAACCAGAGTGATGCCCGTGGCATCCCGATTGATCGTGTAGGCGTGAAGGGGCTGAGATTCCCCCTGAAAATCCGGGACCGGGACCAAGCGGAGCAGAGCACGGTGGCGGTGGTGTCACTGGCGGTGGACCTGCCCCATCATTTCAAGGGCACGCACATGTCCCGTTTCGTGGAAGTGCTGCATTCGCACGGACAGGTGCTCACGGTCGGAGACATCGCCGGCATGCCCCGCGAGCTGCTGAAGAAGCTGCACGCGGACAAGGCGCACGTGGAGTTCCGCTTTCCGTGGTTCCGCAAGAAGAAGGCCCCTGCCACCAAGGCGGAGGGTCTCATGGACTACGGCATCATCTTCGAGGTGAATGCCGAAGCTGAAAAAGTGGACTTCGTGGTGACCGTGGAAGTGGCCGTCACGACGCTCTGCCCGTGCAGCAAGGCCATCAGCACCCACGGTGCACACAACCAGCGCGGCGTGGTCACCTTCTCCGTGCGCTTCACGGAACCCGTGTGGATTGAAGAGCTGGTGGATCTGGTGGAGGCCAGCGCCAGCAGCGAACTCTACAGCCTGCTCAAGCGTCCGGACGAAAAGGTGGTCACCGAGCGTGCTTACGAGAATCCCGTCTTCGTGGAGGACCTCGTGCGCAATGTGGCCCTACGCGCCAAGCAGCACCCGCAAATCACCTGGTTCAAGGTGGAGGCGGAGAACTTCGAGAGCATCCACAATCACAACGCGTATGCGTTGATTGAGCAGACGGTGGAGCGGTAG
- the modA gene encoding molybdate ABC transporter substrate-binding protein — MNRSTFFARAFLAAGVLLPLVTTTMQAQTPTLRVSAAASLADALKEIHGLYEKKTGGRIELNLGASSQLARQIEEGAPSDVFISADLAKMEGLEKKGLVNVATKENQLSNALVVVVPSDSKLEIAGGKTLAEAGVAKVAFADPKAVPAGIYGKEWLTKMNLWDKVEPKVIATENVRAALAAVESGNVDAGIVYKTDAAISKKVKIAFEVPASEGPVITYPMAALKSSSHAEAAKQYLDFLDTPEAKAVFEKFGFVVLPEVP; from the coding sequence ATGAATAGATCGACCTTCTTCGCCCGTGCCTTTCTGGCCGCGGGCGTCCTCCTGCCCCTGGTCACGACCACCATGCAGGCCCAGACACCCACCCTCCGTGTTTCCGCCGCAGCAAGTCTCGCCGACGCGCTGAAGGAGATTCACGGCCTGTATGAAAAGAAGACCGGTGGCAGGATTGAGCTGAACCTCGGTGCCTCCAGCCAGCTTGCGCGGCAGATTGAAGAAGGCGCTCCCTCCGATGTCTTCATCTCCGCCGACCTTGCGAAGATGGAAGGCCTGGAAAAGAAAGGCCTCGTCAATGTGGCCACCAAGGAGAACCAACTCTCCAACGCCCTCGTGGTGGTAGTGCCCTCCGACAGCAAACTGGAGATCGCTGGAGGCAAGACGCTGGCCGAAGCTGGCGTGGCTAAGGTCGCCTTCGCCGATCCCAAAGCCGTGCCCGCAGGCATCTACGGCAAGGAGTGGCTCACCAAGATGAACCTCTGGGACAAGGTCGAGCCCAAGGTCATCGCCACGGAAAACGTGCGCGCCGCCCTCGCGGCGGTGGAATCCGGCAATGTGGATGCTGGCATCGTGTACAAGACCGATGCCGCCATCTCCAAGAAGGTGAAAATCGCCTTCGAAGTGCCCGCGAGCGAAGGCCCGGTCATCACCTATCCCATGGCCGCTCTGAAAAGCTCGTCCCATGCGGAGGCCGCGAAGCAATACCTGGATTTCCTCGATACCCCTGAAGCGAAGGCGGTGTTTGAGAAGTTCGGCTTTGTGGTGCTGCCCGAAGTTCCTTGA
- a CDS encoding alginate export family protein, with the protein MKTLRNSASALLLSATCLWAGEPATSPKAPVIPPPKEPVSAGLLNDYLRSQSPAFSEWDLGVQFRTRYELKDDAGSFPNRDFISRGQNNSNDYFLFREKIHVGWQPESWLKVFVQGRGAQVASDERDPSPDEDSFDLHQAYIQLGDPKLFPLTLKVGRQEMLYGDERFIGIGDWSNVGRSFDAVNVRWSLGKATWIDLFASNVVIARDDYFNESNDEDLFSGIYASSQEIVSTLETQAFFLARNVDSGSPNAIAPGVGGPSERDVYTYGVRIKSLPKAFGDWDFTFESAGQFGEVVSGGRELDLQSYAITGSFGYTFANAWGKPRVGLGYDYGSGDGDPNDGKQETFEQLFGTNHRFYGLMDLTGLRNTNSPRVSFSIKPSKKLTVSLDYLLFWLADTNDFFYPESGSGRNVNGYGRNPSFDSFVGSELDLLVRYSPTPRSDLQVGYGHFFPGDYIKSSVGRVPANGGATGADWVYVQATFNF; encoded by the coding sequence ATGAAGACTCTGAGAAACAGTGCTTCTGCACTCCTGCTCTCCGCCACCTGCCTCTGGGCCGGTGAACCTGCCACCTCTCCCAAGGCGCCTGTCATTCCTCCACCGAAGGAACCGGTCAGCGCCGGTTTGCTCAATGACTACCTTCGCAGCCAGTCCCCGGCCTTCAGCGAATGGGACCTCGGCGTGCAATTCCGCACTCGCTATGAACTGAAGGATGACGCTGGCTCCTTCCCCAACCGTGACTTCATCAGCCGCGGGCAGAACAACAGCAACGACTACTTCCTCTTCCGCGAGAAGATCCACGTGGGCTGGCAGCCGGAGAGCTGGCTGAAGGTTTTCGTGCAGGGCCGCGGTGCCCAGGTCGCCTCCGACGAACGCGATCCCAGCCCGGATGAAGACTCTTTCGACCTGCATCAAGCGTACATCCAGCTCGGCGACCCGAAGCTCTTCCCGCTCACGCTGAAAGTCGGTCGCCAGGAAATGCTCTACGGTGATGAACGTTTCATCGGCATCGGTGACTGGAGCAACGTGGGCCGCAGCTTCGACGCGGTGAACGTGCGCTGGAGCCTGGGCAAGGCGACGTGGATCGATCTCTTCGCCTCGAATGTGGTCATCGCCCGTGACGATTACTTCAATGAATCCAACGACGAGGATCTCTTCTCCGGCATCTACGCTTCCTCACAGGAAATCGTGAGCACACTGGAGACGCAGGCATTTTTCCTGGCCCGCAATGTGGACTCCGGCTCTCCGAATGCCATTGCGCCCGGTGTCGGCGGTCCTTCCGAACGTGACGTGTACACCTATGGCGTGCGCATCAAGTCGCTGCCGAAAGCCTTCGGGGACTGGGATTTCACCTTCGAAAGCGCTGGCCAGTTCGGCGAAGTGGTTAGCGGAGGCCGTGAACTCGACCTCCAGTCTTATGCAATTACCGGCAGCTTTGGATACACCTTTGCCAATGCGTGGGGCAAGCCGCGTGTCGGCCTGGGCTATGACTACGGCTCCGGCGACGGCGACCCGAACGACGGCAAGCAGGAAACCTTTGAGCAGCTCTTCGGCACCAACCACCGCTTCTACGGTCTCATGGACCTGACGGGACTGCGCAACACGAACAGCCCCCGTGTCTCCTTCTCCATCAAGCCCAGCAAGAAGCTGACCGTCTCCTTGGACTACCTGCTCTTCTGGCTGGCAGATACGAATGACTTCTTCTACCCCGAGTCCGGTTCCGGTCGCAATGTCAACGGCTACGGCAGAAACCCCAGCTTTGACTCCTTCGTAGGCTCCGAACTGGACCTGCTGGTACGCTACTCCCCCACTCCGCGGTCCGACCTGCAAGTTGGCTATGGCCATTTCTTCCCGGGCGACTATATCAAGAGCTCGGTGGGCCGCGTGCCTGCCAATGGCGGCGCGACCGGCGCAGACTGGGTCTACGTGCAGGCCACCTTCAACTTCTAA
- the rpmG gene encoding 50S ribosomal protein L33, whose product MPRDIITLECTEARPAGMPPSRYVTTRNKKSPNTPGRLEKVKFNPFMRKRTLHREVR is encoded by the coding sequence ATGCCTCGCGATATCATCACCCTCGAATGCACCGAAGCCCGTCCGGCAGGGATGCCTCCCTCCCGCTACGTGACCACGCGCAACAAGAAGAGCCCGAACACACCTGGCCGTCTGGAGAAGGTGAAGTTCAATCCCTTCATGCGCAAGCGCACCCTGCATCGCGAAGTTCGCTAA
- a CDS encoding metalloregulator ArsR/SmtB family transcription factor, translating into MKKFDCIHALKALGEENRMRMVRMLLKKERSVNEIAESLDITQYNVSKHLRVLREAGLLQTEKQGQQRLYSLAEDFRSHLSDNNNVLDLGCCTFDFNKLPK; encoded by the coding sequence GTGAAAAAGTTCGACTGCATTCACGCACTCAAAGCGCTCGGTGAGGAAAACAGAATGCGCATGGTGCGCATGCTCCTAAAAAAGGAGCGTAGCGTGAATGAAATCGCGGAGTCGCTGGACATCACGCAGTACAATGTTTCCAAACATCTCCGCGTACTGCGCGAGGCCGGCCTGCTCCAGACGGAGAAACAAGGCCAGCAACGCCTCTACTCCCTGGCAGAGGATTTCCGCAGCCACCTGAGCGATAACAACAACGTGCTGGACCTCGGGTGCTGCACCTTTGATTTCAACAAGCTGCCGAAGTAG
- a CDS encoding ATP-binding cassette domain-containing protein, producing the protein MTLKLQLENVSLPLAEFTLGVNLTLTAPVTGIRGPSGAGKTSLIEIIAGLRRPASGRIVLNDHVLCDTADKVNLAPEHRRVGYVPQDLALFPHLSTRSNLYYGHRPNGSTTSHADHIIDLLEIRPLLTRRVHNLSGGEKQRVALGRALLASPQILLLDEPLSSLDDRLKEKILPYLLSIREDLHLPMIYVTHSQKELQTICDEVLTVEEGRVMKGASE; encoded by the coding sequence ATGACGCTGAAGCTGCAGCTTGAGAATGTGAGCCTGCCACTGGCGGAGTTCACACTTGGCGTGAATCTCACCCTTACCGCACCGGTGACTGGCATCCGTGGTCCGTCAGGCGCAGGGAAGACCTCGCTCATCGAAATCATCGCCGGCCTGCGCCGCCCTGCCTCCGGTCGCATCGTGCTGAATGACCACGTGCTCTGCGACACCGCTGACAAGGTGAATCTCGCACCCGAGCATCGCCGTGTGGGTTACGTGCCGCAGGACCTTGCGCTCTTCCCGCATCTCAGCACACGCTCGAATCTCTACTACGGTCATCGTCCCAACGGCTCCACCACGAGCCACGCGGATCACATCATCGATCTACTGGAGATCCGCCCTCTCCTCACTCGTCGCGTGCACAACCTCTCCGGTGGTGAGAAACAACGCGTGGCCCTCGGCCGCGCCCTCCTCGCCTCACCGCAGATCCTGCTGCTCGATGAACCGCTCTCCAGCCTCGATGATCGCCTGAAGGAAAAGATCCTCCCCTACCTGCTCAGCATTCGTGAGGATCTGCACCTTCCCATGATCTACGTGACCCACTCGCAGAAAGAACTCCAGACCATCTGCGACGAAGTCCTCACCGTGGAAGAAGGACGCGTGATGAAGGGAGCATCGGAATAG
- a CDS encoding TraR/DksA C4-type zinc finger protein: MAKKPAKTTAKKPSKPAKAAKPKAPVKKAVVKKAAAKPSAKPAKKPAPAPKKAAAAPKKSAATAKHQPVKGKPQSPDVKSPKKESSKPAAAKPAASASKTTKTTSKPVKTPAAAAKPAPAPAPAPAAAPAAKTTNGNGKPAAAAKAPAKAPGKAPAAAPAQYAPLPKVIKQSPLEASADLVLKPAYNPKKLPPFFKKQHQRLIELRSALSDLMEGMAAETLRSRPEGSDASVGGMHMGDAGSDAYDRDFALSMLTKEQDALYEINEALERMDRGVYGLCELSGKKIPDERLEALPYTRYTREMQEQIERDQMGGGRFRRPIVRSVFGLDEEGEGDEDDEEGETKDSSPTESSLDFMKE; this comes from the coding sequence ATGGCCAAGAAACCTGCAAAGACTACCGCCAAAAAACCTTCGAAACCCGCGAAGGCTGCCAAGCCCAAAGCGCCAGTTAAGAAGGCCGTAGTGAAAAAGGCTGCTGCCAAACCTTCTGCCAAGCCCGCAAAGAAACCTGCCCCTGCCCCCAAAAAAGCTGCCGCCGCCCCAAAGAAATCCGCAGCAACGGCCAAACATCAGCCGGTGAAGGGCAAACCCCAATCCCCCGACGTGAAATCCCCCAAGAAAGAATCTTCCAAGCCAGCCGCCGCCAAGCCTGCCGCCTCCGCCAGCAAGACCACCAAGACGACGAGCAAGCCCGTCAAGACTCCCGCCGCAGCCGCCAAGCCGGCTCCTGCCCCCGCGCCCGCACCTGCTGCGGCTCCCGCAGCGAAGACGACGAACGGGAACGGCAAGCCTGCAGCTGCCGCCAAGGCTCCGGCGAAGGCGCCTGGCAAAGCTCCGGCAGCGGCCCCGGCCCAGTACGCCCCCCTGCCCAAGGTCATCAAGCAAAGCCCGCTCGAGGCTTCCGCTGACCTGGTGCTCAAGCCTGCCTACAACCCGAAGAAGCTTCCTCCTTTCTTCAAGAAGCAGCACCAGCGCCTCATTGAGCTCCGCAGCGCCCTCTCCGACCTCATGGAAGGCATGGCCGCTGAGACCCTGCGCTCCCGTCCGGAAGGCAGCGATGCCTCCGTGGGCGGCATGCACATGGGAGATGCCGGCAGCGACGCGTATGACCGCGACTTTGCCCTGAGCATGCTCACCAAGGAGCAGGATGCGCTCTACGAAATCAACGAAGCGCTTGAGCGTATGGACCGTGGTGTCTACGGCCTGTGCGAGCTGTCTGGCAAAAAAATCCCGGATGAGCGTCTCGAAGCCCTGCCCTACACCCGCTATACCCGCGAGATGCAGGAGCAAATTGAGCGCGATCAGATGGGTGGTGGCCGCTTCCGTCGCCCCATCGTCAGATCGGTGTTTGGCCTTGATGAAGAAGGAGAAGGAGATGAAGACGATGAAGAAGGCGAAACCAAGGATTCCAGCCCGACTGAATCCTCGCTTGACTTCATGAAAGAGTAG
- the modB gene encoding molybdate ABC transporter permease subunit, whose protein sequence is MTAEEWQTIWLTTWVSALSVLLILPPGVAIAWLLARKEWPGKSLVETFVALPLVLPPVATGLILLKLLGRRGPIGGWLHESFNVDIVFTWKAVLIALGVMSFPLLVRSMRTAIEEVPVRLEGIARTLGASPWRVFWTVTLPLARRGLAAGVVLAFARALGEFGATIMVAGFIQGETSTLSLAIYQHVQTGHDSEAMKLLVVAVIMAFIALWISETLSRRRRVP, encoded by the coding sequence ATGACCGCCGAAGAATGGCAGACGATTTGGCTCACTACCTGGGTATCCGCCCTGAGTGTGCTGCTGATCCTGCCACCCGGCGTGGCCATCGCCTGGCTGCTGGCGCGGAAGGAGTGGCCAGGCAAGTCTCTCGTGGAGACCTTCGTGGCGCTGCCCCTCGTACTGCCGCCGGTGGCCACGGGTCTCATTCTGTTGAAGCTCCTTGGTCGCCGCGGCCCCATCGGAGGCTGGCTGCATGAGAGCTTCAACGTGGACATCGTTTTCACCTGGAAGGCCGTGCTCATCGCGCTTGGTGTGATGTCCTTCCCTCTCCTCGTGCGCTCCATGCGCACCGCAATTGAAGAAGTGCCGGTACGACTGGAAGGCATCGCACGCACACTGGGCGCAAGTCCATGGCGCGTCTTCTGGACCGTCACCCTTCCTCTCGCACGGCGTGGGCTCGCCGCGGGCGTGGTTCTGGCGTTTGCGAGAGCACTCGGTGAGTTCGGCGCCACCATCATGGTGGCTGGTTTCATTCAGGGCGAAACGTCCACCCTCTCCCTCGCCATCTACCAACATGTGCAGACTGGTCATGACAGCGAAGCGATGAAGCTGCTGGTGGTCGCCGTCATCATGGCCTTCATAGCCCTGTGGATCAGCGAAACGCTTTCACGCAGGAGGCGCGTACCATGA
- a CDS encoding rhodanese-like domain-containing protein, with protein sequence MKPRPKTLALLAATALLSGVAGTASAEIGIISPEEAKKLIETSDAAKRPIVLDTRGGYKDYFRGHLPTAHHINFDTLRGTDHGVPVQYLPADLTKALLLRAGATAGRTHIIYATGEQLPNDEILSASMVAFVLEKYGIEDIKIVDGGLPAWKAAGFKPTQEYYGNPEGNLPKKGHPEVALTVEEVIAQKDKPGHILVDARPMNEYLGQDEIWLRKGHIPGAISFHWAKLMEKDNTHKFKKYEDVKAELEAAGITKDKEILCYCGTSREGSLLRFYLKHVAGYPNVRLYEGAWKEYVWLKDKSLPAETTENKAK encoded by the coding sequence ATGAAACCCAGACCCAAGACACTCGCGCTCCTGGCTGCCACCGCCCTCCTCTCGGGAGTCGCTGGCACGGCCTCGGCTGAAATCGGCATCATCTCGCCGGAAGAGGCCAAAAAGCTCATCGAAACCTCCGATGCGGCCAAGCGCCCCATCGTGCTGGATACCCGCGGCGGCTACAAGGACTACTTCCGCGGCCACCTGCCCACGGCGCACCACATCAACTTCGACACCCTGCGTGGTACGGATCACGGAGTGCCGGTGCAGTACCTTCCTGCGGACCTCACCAAGGCGCTCCTGCTCCGCGCGGGCGCCACGGCAGGCCGCACCCACATCATCTACGCCACGGGCGAACAGCTCCCGAATGATGAAATCCTGAGCGCGAGCATGGTCGCCTTCGTGCTGGAGAAGTACGGCATCGAAGACATCAAGATCGTGGACGGTGGACTCCCCGCCTGGAAGGCCGCGGGTTTCAAGCCCACGCAGGAATACTACGGCAATCCCGAAGGCAATCTGCCGAAGAAGGGTCATCCCGAAGTGGCGCTGACCGTTGAGGAAGTGATCGCCCAGAAGGACAAGCCCGGCCACATCCTCGTGGATGCGCGCCCCATGAATGAGTACCTCGGCCAGGACGAAATCTGGCTGCGCAAGGGGCACATCCCCGGAGCGATCAGCTTCCACTGGGCGAAGCTCATGGAGAAGGACAACACGCATAAGTTCAAGAAGTATGAGGACGTGAAGGCCGAGCTCGAAGCGGCCGGCATCACCAAGGACAAGGAAATCCTCTGCTACTGCGGCACCTCGCGTGAGGGCAGCCTGCTGCGCTTCTACTTGAAGCATGTGGCCGGCTATCCTAACGTGCGCCTCTACGAAGGCGCCTGGAAGGAATACGTGTGGCTCAAGGACAAGTCCCTGCCTGCGGAAACGACCGAGAACAAGGCGAAGTAA
- a CDS encoding winged helix-turn-helix domain-containing protein, with protein sequence MAATKKSASGTGKPRVFPRFRMYRGNDLVLGPGKAELLAHIAETGSISEAARRMEMSYNRAWLHVKTMNAGFREPLVSSSRGGSEKGGATLTETGEQVLKLYRQMEQEASRAIEKTQQKLAGLLKA encoded by the coding sequence GTGGCTGCCACCAAGAAGTCCGCATCCGGCACCGGGAAACCGCGTGTGTTTCCGCGCTTCCGCATGTACCGGGGGAACGACCTCGTCCTCGGCCCAGGCAAAGCGGAATTGCTGGCCCACATCGCGGAAACCGGCTCCATCTCAGAGGCCGCACGACGCATGGAAATGTCCTACAACCGCGCCTGGCTCCACGTGAAAACCATGAACGCAGGATTCCGCGAGCCACTCGTCTCCTCCTCGCGAGGTGGCAGTGAAAAGGGTGGCGCCACACTCACGGAAACTGGCGAACAGGTCCTGAAACTCTACCGCCAGATGGAACAGGAAGCCTCCCGCGCCATCGAAAAGACCCAGCAAAAACTGGCAGGCCTGCTCAAGGCCTGA
- the rpsR gene encoding 30S ribosomal protein S18: MQPKTKERLIAFRRHNRKLPRRRIDLPAEQITYKNPELLAKFCTETGKILPRRVTGVAAWVHRKITKEIKRARAVNLLK, encoded by the coding sequence ATGCAACCGAAGACCAAAGAACGTCTGATCGCCTTCCGCAGGCACAATCGCAAGCTGCCCCGTCGCCGCATCGACCTCCCCGCGGAACAGATCACCTACAAGAATCCTGAGCTTCTCGCCAAGTTCTGCACGGAGACCGGAAAGATCCTTCCCCGCCGCGTTACCGGCGTGGCTGCCTGGGTTCACCGCAAGATTACCAAGGAAATCAAGCGCGCTCGCGCCGTGAACCTCCTCAAGTAG
- the moaA gene encoding GTP 3',8-cyclase MoaA, translating to MYSESGTAPTATTVSPVVRDGLGRALTDLRLSVTDRCNFRCTYCMPKELFGASHAFLPKSEILSFEELARIAQVFVGLGVEKIRLTGGEPLLRRELDVLIARLAAIPGVQDLTLTTNGSALVNLAPALRAAGLSRLTVSVDALDDAVFRAMNDVDFPVHRVLAGIDAALEAGFGPIKINTVVKRGVNEQEILPLVRRFRGPQYVLRFIEYMDVGNSNGWRMEHVVPAREILQRIEQAFPLEPLPAHAPSEVARRYRHRDGGGEIGVISSVTAPFCRDCTRARVSSDGKLYTCLFNGQGHDLRSLLRDGATDEELADFVRGVWHKRDDRYSELRAHQPQQPQQVAKAEMSRIGG from the coding sequence ATGTATTCCGAGTCCGGCACTGCCCCCACAGCCACCACGGTATCCCCCGTGGTGCGGGACGGGCTTGGCCGAGCGCTGACGGACCTGCGCCTCTCCGTGACGGACAGGTGCAATTTCCGCTGTACCTACTGCATGCCGAAGGAACTCTTTGGCGCTTCGCATGCGTTCCTGCCCAAGTCGGAGATTCTCTCGTTTGAGGAGCTGGCCCGCATCGCCCAGGTGTTTGTGGGACTGGGCGTGGAGAAGATTCGCCTCACCGGTGGCGAGCCCCTGCTGCGCCGTGAGCTGGATGTGCTGATTGCACGCCTCGCCGCGATCCCGGGAGTGCAGGATCTCACACTGACCACGAATGGCTCCGCGCTGGTGAATCTGGCGCCTGCCTTGCGCGCGGCTGGATTGAGCAGGCTCACGGTGAGTGTGGATGCGCTGGATGACGCCGTATTCCGCGCGATGAATGACGTGGATTTCCCCGTGCACCGGGTGCTGGCGGGGATTGATGCGGCGCTGGAGGCGGGCTTTGGTCCCATCAAGATCAACACGGTTGTTAAGCGTGGCGTGAATGAGCAGGAGATTCTGCCACTGGTGCGCCGGTTCCGCGGGCCGCAGTATGTGCTCCGGTTCATCGAGTACATGGATGTGGGGAATTCCAACGGCTGGCGCATGGAACACGTGGTGCCTGCGCGTGAGATTCTGCAGCGTATCGAGCAGGCCTTTCCGCTGGAGCCGCTGCCGGCACACGCACCTTCAGAGGTGGCCCGGCGCTACCGGCACCGGGATGGGGGAGGGGAGATTGGAGTGATTTCGTCCGTCACCGCGCCCTTCTGCCGGGACTGCACGCGTGCGCGTGTTTCTTCGGACGGGAAGCTGTACACCTGCCTGTTCAATGGGCAGGGGCATGACTTGAGGAGTCTGTTGCGCGACGGCGCCACGGATGAAGAGTTGGCGGATTTTGTGCGTGGGGTATGGCACAAGCGGGATGACCGCTACAGTGAGCTGCGGGCCCACCAGCCACAACAACCGCAGCAGGTGGCGAAGGCAGAGATGTCCCGCATTGGCGGCTGA